In Bubalus kerabau isolate K-KA32 ecotype Philippines breed swamp buffalo chromosome 4, PCC_UOA_SB_1v2, whole genome shotgun sequence, one DNA window encodes the following:
- the SOCS3 gene encoding suppressor of cytokine signaling 3 translates to MVTHSKFPAAGMSRPLDTSLRLKTFSSKSEYQLVVNAVRKLQESGFYWSTVTGGEANLLLSAEPAGTFLIRDSSDQRHFFTLSVKTQSGTKNLRIQCEGGSFSLQSDPRSTQPVPRFDCVLKLVHHYMPAAGAPSFSQPPAEPSSSPSSEVPEQPPAQPLSGNPPRRAYYIYSGGEKIPLVLSRPLSSNVATLQHLCRKTVNGHLDSYEKVTQLPGPIREFLDQYDAPL, encoded by the coding sequence ATGGTCACCCACAGCAAGTTTCCCGCCGCCGGGATGAGCCGCCCCCTGGACACCAGCCTGCGCCTCAAGACCTTCAGCTCCAAGAGCGAGTACCAGCTGGTGGTGAACGCAGTGCGCAAGCTGCAGGAGAGCGGCTTTTACTGGAGCACCGTGACGGGCGGCGAAGCGAACTTGCTGCTGAGCGCCGAGCCCGCGGGCACCTTCCTCATCCGCGACAGCTCGGACCAGCGCCACTTCTTCACCCTCAGCGTCAAGACCCAGTCGGGGACCAAGAACCTGCGCATCCAGTGCGAGGGGGGCAGCTTCTCTCTCCAGAGCGACCCCCGGAGCACGCAGCCCGTGCCCCGCTTCGACTGCGTGCTCAAGCTGGTGCATCACTACATGCCCGCCGCCGGCGCCCCCTCGTTCTCCCAGCCCCCCGCTGAACCCTCCTCCTCGCCCTCCTCGGAGGTGCCCGAGCAGCCACCGGCCCAGCCGCTCTCCGGGAACCCCCCCAGGAGAGCCTATTACATCTACTCGGGGGGCGAGAAGATCCCTCTGGTGTTGAGCCGGCCCCTCTCCTCCAACGTGGCCACTCTTCAACATCTCTGTCGGAAGACCGTCAACGGCCACCTGGACTCCTACGAGAAAGTCACCCAGCTGCCTGGGCCCATTCGGGAGTTCCTGGACCAGTACGATGCCCCGCTTTAG